A part of Perca fluviatilis chromosome 15, GENO_Pfluv_1.0, whole genome shotgun sequence genomic DNA contains:
- the flii gene encoding protein flightless-1 homolog, whose product MASTGVLPFIRGVDLSGNDFKGGYFPEHVKCMSSLRWLKLNRTGLCYLPEELASLQKLEHISVSHNSLTTLHGELSSLPNLRAVVARANNLKNSGVPDDIFQLDDLSVLDLSFNQLTEIPRDLENSRNMLVLNLSHNSIDSIPNQLFINLTDLLYLDLSDNKLDSLPPQMRRLVHLQTLTLNNNPLMHAQLRQLPAMVALQTLHLRNTQRTQSNMPTSLEGLTHLADVDLSCNDLTRVPECLYSLGSLKRLNLSSNQISELSLCIDQWTQLETLNLSRNQLTSLPSAICKLSKLKKLYVNSNKLDFDGVPPGVGKLSSLTEFMAANNNLELIPEGLCRCGKLKKLVLNKNRLVTLPEAIHFLTDLEMLDVRENPNLVMPPKPADTAAEWYNIDFSLQNQLRLAGASPATVAAAGGGASPRDPLARKMRLRRRKDCSQDDQAKQVLKGMSDVAHDKNNLEENGDLKYADLKVRRWDKSIEKPQLDYSEFYTEDTGQVPGVSVWQIENFVPMPVDETFHGKFYEADCYIVLKTFLDDNGALNWQIFYWIGQEATLDKKAGSAIHAVNLRNFLGAECRTIREEMGDESEEFSAVFNNEISYIEGGTSSGFYTVEDTNYPVRLYRIYGKKNIRLESVPVKASSLDPRYVFLLDTGPEIFIWRGANATLSGTTKARLFAEKINKNERKGKAEIATLMQNQEPPGFWEVLGGQPEEIKKHVPDDFSPVRPKLYKVGLGLGYLELPQINYKLSVEHKDHKVKLDTLPEMRLVQSLLDTKCVYILDCWSDVFIWIGRKSPRLVRAAALKLGQEICSMLHRPKHACVTRNLEGTECQVFKSKFKNWDDVLKVDYTRAAETVQQKDNLQGKVKKDAEQKDKMKADLTALFLPRQPAMPLTEAEQLMDEWNEDLDGMEGFVLEGKKFARLPEEEFGHFHTQDCYVFLCRYWVPVEYEEEEKEKKEGGSGEGGEKSAATEEEEDKQPEEDFQCVVYFWQGRQASNMGWLTFTFSLQKKFESLFPGKLKVVRMTQQQENLKFLSHFKRKFIIHKGKRKQKTDSAQPSLYHIRTNGSALCTRTIQIGTDSSNLNSEFCFILKVPFESTDNQGIVYTWVGRAADPDEAKLAEDIMNNMFDDTYSKQVINEGEEPENFFWVGIGSQKEYDEDADYMKHARLFRCSNEKGYFSVSEKCSDFCQDDLADDDIMLLDNGKEVYMWVGNQTSQVEIKLSLKACQVYIQHMRSKDTAQPRKLRLVRKGNEPHCFSRCFHAWGAFKTTLA is encoded by the exons ATGGCTTCCACCGGAGTTCTTCCCTTCATTAGGGGGGTAGACCTCAGTGGAAACGACTTCAAA GGTGGGTACTTCCCAGAGCATGTCAAGTGTATGAGCAGTCTGCGATGGCTGAAACTGAACAGGACCGGACTGTGCTACCTCCCAGAGGAGCTGGCCTCTCTGCAGAAGCTG GAgcatatttcagtgagtcacaACAGCCTGACTACTTTACATGGAGAACTGTCCAGCTTACCGAACCTACGG GCGGTGGTAGCCAGAGCCAACAACCTGAAAAATTCTGGAGTCCCCGATGATATCTTTCAGCTAGATGACCTCTCTGTGCTG GACCTGAGTTTCAATCAGCTGACCGAGATCCCCAGGGACCTGGAGAACAGCAGGAACATGCTGGTGCTGAATCTGAGCCACAACAGCATTGACTCCATCCCCAACCAGCTGTTCATCAACCTGACAGACCTGCTGTATCTGGATCTGAGTGACAACAAGCTGGACAGCCTGCCACCGCAGATGAGACGCCTGGTTCACCTGCAGACACTCACACTGAACAACAACCCGTTGATGCACGCCCAGTTGCG CCAGCTGCCAGCCATGGTGGCATTACAGACTCTCCACCTGCGGAACACCCAGAGGACCCAGAGCAACATGCCCACCAGCTTGGAGGGTCTGACACATttagcag ATGTTGACCTGTCATGTAACGACCTGACTCGGGTGCCAGAGTGCCTCTATTCACTGGGCAGTTTGAAGAGACTCAACCTAAGCAGTAATCAGATCTCAGAACTGTCCCTCTGCATTGACCAGTGGACTCAGCTAGAGACGCTTAACCTGAGCCGCAACCAGCTCACCTCATTGCCC TCTGCAATCTGTAAGCTGTCCAAACTGAAGAAGCTGTATGTAAACTCCAACAAACTGGACTTTGATGGGGTTCCACCAGGCGTGGGCAAACTGTCCAGCCTCACTGAGTTCATGGCCGCTAACAACAACCTGGAACTCATCCCAGAGGGACTATGCAG GTGTGGCAAGCTGAAGAAGCTGGTGCTGAATAAAAACCGCCTGGTAACACTGCCTGAGGCCATCCACTTCTTGACTGACCTAGAG ATGCTGGATGTGCGTGAGAACCCCAACCTGGTGATGCCTCCTAAACCAGCCGACACCGCAGCAGAGTGGTACAACATCGACTTCTCCCTGCAGAACCAGCTCCGGCTGGCCGGGGCCTCGCCTGCTACTGTagctgctgctggaggag GAGCCAGCCCCCGAGATCCCCTGGCGAGGAAGATGAGGCTCCGGAGGAGGAAGGACTGTTCTCAGGACGATCAGGCAAAGCAGGTGCTGAAGGGCATGAGTGATGTTGCACACGACAAGAACAACTTGGAG GAGAACGGGGACTTGAAATATGCTGATTTAAAGGTCCGACGCTGGGACAAGAGTATAGAGAAACCTCAACTGGACTACTCTGAGTTCTATACGGAGGATACAGGGCAG GTTCCAGGTGTATCAGTGTGGCAGATAGAGAACTTTGTTCCAATGCCAGTGGATGAAACTTTCCATGGCAAGTTCTATGAGGCTGATTGCTACATCGTCCTCAAG ACCTTCCTGGATGACAACGGCGCATTGAACTGGCAGATCTTCTACTGGATCGGCCAGGAGGCCACTCTGGACAAGAAGGCTGGCTCTGCCATCCATGCCGTCAACCTCAGAAATTTTCTTGGGGCAGAGTGCAGGACAATACGCGAGGAGATGGGAGACGAGAGCGAGGAGTTCAGTGCT GTGTTTAACAATGAGATCTCCTACATTGAGGGAGGAACATCCAGCGGATTCTACACTGTGGAGGACACAAACTATCCTGTCAG GTTGTACAGAATTTATGGCAAGAAAAACATCCGCCTGGAGTCTGTACCAGTGAAGGCCTCGTCCCTCGACCCTCG GTATGTCTTCTTGTTGGACACAGGGCCGGAGATCTTTATCTGGAGAGGAGCCAACGCTACTCTCAGCGGAACAACAAAAGCCAG gTTGTTTGCTGAAAAGATCAATAAAAATGAGCGTAAGGGGAAGGCAGAGATCGCAACCCTCATGCAGAACCAGGAGCCTCCGGGGTTCTGGGAGGTACTGGGAGGACAACCGGAGGAGATCAAGAAACACGTACCAGATGACTTCTCTCCTGTCAGACCTAAACTATACAAG GTGGGCTTGGGTCTGGGCTACCTGGAGCTGCCACAGATTAACTACAAGCTGTCAGTCGAACACAAAGACCACAAGGTCAAACTGGACACTTTGCCCGAGATGAGACTG GTGCAGTCTCTGCTGGACACAAAGTGCGTGTACATCCTTGACTGCTGGTCTGACGTGTTCATCTGGATCGGGAGGAAGTCCCCACGCCTTGTCCGAGCTGCTGCCTTAAAACTGGGTCAGGAGATCTGCTCCATGCTGCACCGGCCCAAACATGCCTGTGTCACCCGCAACCTGGAGGGCACCGAGTGCCAG gtGTTTAAGTCCAAGTTTAAGAACTGGGATGATGTGTTGAAGGTGGACTACACCAGAGCAGCTGAGACTGTACAACAGAAGGACAACTTGCAGGGCAAG GTGAAGAAGGATGCAGAGCAGAAAGACAAGATGAAAGCTGACCTCACAGCCCTCTTCCTGCCCAGGCAGCCAGCCATGCCCCTAACTGAG GCTGAACAATTGATGGATGAGTGGAATGAGGACCTGGATGGCATGGAAGGATTTGTGTTGGAAGGAAAGAAGTTTGCTCGCCTGCCTGAGGAGGAGTTTGGGCACTTCCACACCCAGGACTGCTATGTCTTCCTCTGCAG ATACTGGGTGCCTGTGGAGtacgaagaggaggagaaggaaaagAAGGAGGGGGGAAGTGGtgaaggaggagaaaagagtgcagcaacagaggaggaggaggacaaacAGCCCGAGGAGGACTTCCAGTGTGTAGTGTACTTCTGGCAGGGCAGGCAGGCCTCCAACATGGGCTGGCTCACTTTCACCTTCTCCCTTCAGAAGAAGTTTGAGAGTCTTTTCCCTGGAAAGCTGAAG GTGGTGCGTATGACACAGCAGCAGGAGAACCTCAAGTTCCTCTCCCATTTCAAGAGGAAGTTCATCATCCACAAAGGGAAGAGGAAACAGAAGACTGACTCTGCTCAGCCCTCCCTCTACCACATACGCACCAATGGCAGCGCACTTTGCACCAG GACAATCCAGATTGGAACAGATTCCAGCAATCTCAACTCAGAGTTTTGCTTCATTCTCaag GTACCGTTTGAGAGCACAGACAATCAGGGCATCGTTTACACCTGGGTGGGCAGAGCTGCTGACCCAGACGAAGCCAAATTGGCCGAGGACATCATGAACAACATGTTCGATGACACGTACAGCAAACAG GTAATTAATGAGGGGGAGGAGCCAGAGAACTTCTTCTGGGTGGGGATTGGTTCTCAGAAGGAGTATGATGAAGATGCGGATTATATGAAACACGCTCGGCTCTTCAG GTGTTCGAACGAGAAGGGTTATTTCTCCGTGTCTGAGAAGTGCTCAGACTTCTGTCAGGACGACTTGGCCGATGATGACATCATGCTGCTGGACAACGGCAAAGAG GTGTACATGTGGGTCGGTAATCAGACCAGCCAGGTGGAGATCAAACTTAGTCTCAAAGCCTGCCAG GTTTACATCCAGCACATGCGCTCTAAGGACACTGCACAGCCCAGAAAGCTGCGACTGGTGCGGAAGGGGAACGAGCCCCACTGCTTCTCGCGCTGCTTCCACGCCTGGGGAGCTTTTAAAACTACCCTGGCATAG